One Entelurus aequoreus isolate RoL-2023_Sb linkage group LG09, RoL_Eaeq_v1.1, whole genome shotgun sequence genomic window carries:
- the flrt3 gene encoding leucine-rich repeat transmembrane protein FLRT3: MMRQCKAFIVFLIRVGLLLGLANPLVTSASCPSACRCDETFIYCNDRGLTSIPTGLPLDATVLFLQNNRIKSSGIPTELRRLTNVEKIYLYCNNLDEFPTNLPFGLKELHLQENNIRMITHESLAQIPFIEELHLDDNSVSAVSIEEGAFRDSNHLRLLFLSRNHLSTIPSGLPMSIEELRFEDNRISSISEQSLQDLINLKRLILDGNLLNNRGVGEMAFINLINLTELSLVRNSLTSPPANLPGTSLEKLQLQDNHINRVPPGAFAFLRQLYRLDLSGNNLSSLPQGVFEDLDNLTQLLLRNNPWQCTCRMKWVRDWLRSLPSKVNVRGFMCQGPDKVKGMALKDLSTDMFDCTDSELPTYETSTVSNTVRPSQPQWPLFVTKRPAVKGPNLGKNYHGTTTSIGRKIITISVKSSSADTIHISWRVSQPMTALRLSWLKLGHSPAFGSITETIVQGERTEYLLTALEPESSYRICMVPMETSNIYLSDETPVCIETETGTHKSYKPTTTLNREQEKEPYKNSSLPLAAIIGGAVALLAIIMLALVCWYVHRNGSLFSRNCTYNKGRRRKDDYAEAGTKKDNSILEIRETSFQMIPINHLPVSKEEFVIHTIFPPNGLTLYKSPHSENNINNRSYRDSGIPDSDYSHS, encoded by the coding sequence ATGATGCGTCAATGCAAGGCCTTTATCGTCTTCCTCATCAGGGTCGGACTGCTGCTGGGTCTCGCTAACCCACTGGTGACCTCTGCCTCATGTCCCTCTGCATGCCGCTGTGATGAGACCTTCATCTACTGTAATGACCGTGGTCTGACTTCCATTCCTACTGGTTTACCTCTGGATGCAACAGTGCTCTTCCTGCAAAACAATCGCATAAAGAGCTCAGGAATTCCCACAGAGCTCCGCAGGCTCACAAATGTAGAGAAGATCTACCTTTACTGCAACAATCTAGATGAGTTTCCCACTAACCTTCCCTTTGGACTTAAGGAGCTCCATCTCCAGGAGAACAACATTCGCATGATTACACACGAGTCTTTAGCCCAGATCCCCTTTATTGAGGAACTACACTTGGATGACAATTCTGTGTCAGCAGTCAGCATTGAGGAAGGGGCTTTCAGAGACAGTAATCACCTTAGATTGCTTTTTCTCTCGCGAAACCATTTAAGTACTATCCCTTCGGGTCTACCTATGAGCATTGAGGAGTTGCGCTTTGAAGACAACCGCATCTCATCAATCTCAGAACAGTCACTGCAAGATCTCATCAACCTGAAACGGCTAATCTTGGATGGTAACCTGCTCAATAATCGTGGGGTTGGGGAGATGGCTTTCATCAACTTGATTAACCTGACTGAGCTCTCACTCGTGAGGAACTCCCTGACATCACCACCAGCTAACCTGCCGGGCACAAGTTTGGAGAAGCTTCAGCTTCAAGATAATCACATTAATCGAGTTCCACCTGGAGCGTTTGCCTTCCTGAGACAACTGTATCGTTTGGACTTGTCTGGTAACAACCTGAGTAGCCTCCCACAGGGTGTATTTGAAGATCTGGACAATCTCACACAGCTTTTGCTACGCAACAACCCCTGGCAATGTACTTGCAGGATGAAATGGGTACGTGACTGGCTGCGGTCATTACCGTCAAAAGTGAATGTACGAGGCTTCATGTGCCAAGGCCCTGATAAGGTCAAAGGCATGGCACTCAAAGACTTATCTACAGACATGTTTGACTGCACAGATTCAGAACTTCCTACGTATGAGACGAGCACAGTCTCTAACACTGTGCGCCCCTCACAACCACAGTGGCCCTTATTTGTGACCAAAAGACCTGCAGTAAAAGGACCAAATTTGGGCAAAAATTACCACGGCACCACCACCTCAATAGGAAGGAAGATCATCACAATCAGTGTGAAGTCAAGCAGCGCAGATACAATTCACATATCCTGGAGGGTATCACAGCCCATGACTGCCCTGCGGCTCAGCTGGCTCAAGCTGGGACACAGCCCTGCATTCGGCTCCATCACAGAGACAATTGTGCAAGGGGAGAGGACTGAATACCTGCTCACTGCACTGGAGCCAGAGTCTTCCTATAGGATATGTATGGTTCCCATGGAGACCAGCAACATCTACTTGTCAGACGAGACCCCCGTTTGCATTGAGACCGAGACTGGCACTCATAAATCCTACAAACCAACCACTACTTTAAACAGAGAGCAGGAGAAAGAGCCTTACAAAAATTCCAGTCTGCCTTTGGCTGCCATCATTGGAGGGGCTGTTGCACTTTTGGCAATCATCATGTTGGCATTGGTGTGCTGGTACGTCCACAGAAATGGGTCACTTTTTTCCAGGAACTGCACCTATAACAAAGGCCGCCGGAGAAAAGATGACTATGCCGAGGCAGGCACGAAGAAGGACAACTCAATTCTAGAAATAAGAGAAACTTCTTTTCAAATGATTCCTATAAATCACCTGCCTGTGTCCAAGGAGGAATTTGTGATACACACAATATTTCCACCAAATGGCCTGACTTTATACAAGAGCCCACACAGCGAGAACAATATTAACAACCGGAGCTACAGAGACAGTGGAATACCAGATTCAGATTATTCCCAttcatga